The DNA region ACCAAAAACTGAAATTAAAGATTTCAAACCGTTATTTCCGGCTGAACTTCCACTTTTTCGAACACGAACCACGCCAAAATCCAAATCAAGATCATCGTGAACGGCTAAAAAATCTTTTCGAAAATCCACTTTATAAAAATCACAAATTGAACGAGCTGAAAAGCCAGTTTCGTTATAAAAAGTTGTTGGCTTAACAAGCAAAACTTTTTCACCAAAAAGTGTAATTTCAGCAATAAAAGCTTTAAATTTTGGCTTTTCTTGGAATTTTGCGTTTAACTTTTTCGCCAAAAAATCTGCAAATTCAAAGCCAATATTATGGCGCGTTCCATTATATTTTTCTGGAAAATTGCCTTGAAAAAGTATAATTTTCATTTTGTCCTTTCGAAAATCGCCCCAAGCGCGGGGCGAAAATTATTGATTTTTTTGAATTCGAGCAAGTTTTTCGTCGCGTTTGCGTTCGCGTTTATTTTGTGTATCGGTAGCTTTTTTGAGCGCGCCAGAGTTTTTGTTGACTACTTTTTTACCAGCCGAAATTCTTGCACGGTTTTCTTTGATTTGTTTTTCATCTCTGAAAGAAAACTTAATCGGCGTGCCAGAATAATCGAAATTCTCGCGAATTAAGCGCTCCAAATATCGTTTATAGCTCCAATGAACAAATTTTAGATTTGATCCATGAATAATGAACCAAGGTGGGTTACTATCACTTTGTGAAATGTAACGCAATTTTGGATGTGTATTCTTTAAACCTGCTGGCGGATGAGCTTGAGTTGCTTTTTGTAAAAGCTGATTTAAAATTGAAGTCTTTGCTTGTCTTGCACGGTTGCAGTGAACTTTCAAAATCAAATCATAAATTTTGGTCACATTCTGGCCAGTTTTCGAACTCGTAAAAATTAACGGAGCCCAAGGAGTAAATTTAAAATAATATGCGATTCGTGGCGCCAAAGCGTCGCGAGTGTAAGCATCTTTCCCTTCAACACTATCCCATTTCGAAACTACGATAATCATCCCTTTTCCGGCATCATTAATTAAGCCAGCAATTCGTTGGTCAAGCTGAGTATTAAGTTCGTTTGCATCCATTAAAAGCAAACAAATATCGGCTTCGTCAATCGCATTTAAAGTTCGAAGCACACTGAATTTTTCAATTCCAACTTCTTGTTTGCCGGGTTTTCGCATTCCAGCTGTGTCGATAATTTCGATAGTTTTTTCATTAAAGCGAATTTGCGTTTTGTTGGTATCACGCGTTGTTCCAGCAACATTTGCTACAATCGCCTGCTGTTTGCCCGCCATCGTATTGAAAAGATAGGATTTTCCAGCATTTGGGCGGCCGACTAAAGCCACACGAATTATATCTTTGTCGCGTTTTTCTTCTTTAACTTTTGGAATTTTTTCAGCAATTTCGGTCAAGAGTTCATCAACGCCAGCATTATGCTCGGCAGAAGTTCGAATAATCGGTTTAACACCAAGCCGCAAAAATTCTTCATTTGGTAAATTCCCTTTTAAGTCAGTTTTGTTCAAAACTAAAATTACTGGCTTTCGAGATTTTAAAGCCTTTTTTGCAATCAAGCGATCTTCATTTGAAAAAGGTTTAGTGCTATCAAGAACTACCAAAATCAATTCACTGGCGTCAACCGCGTCTTGAATTTGTTCTTGAATTGTAGCCTCAAACTCATCATTTGGGTCTTTTAAACCAGCTGTATCGATCAGCCAAAAAGCCTGTTTTTTATAATTAACTTTACCAAGAACACTGTCGCGCGTCGTTCCGGCTTCTCGTGCAACAACGGCTTGCTGGGCACGAATCATTCGGTTAAAAAGCGAAGATTTTCCAACATTCGCCTGACCAATAATTGCAACTTTAGGGAGATTTTTAGACATAGTTTCTTAATTATAACACAATATGCCTAAAAATTCAAACTTTTCGAAATTAAAATCCAACTTTAATTTTTTGTTTTCGAAGATAAATTTCAGATAAAAAGAATTGCAAAAATCCAACAATTGCAGTGGTTAAAAATACGCCAGTCAAGCCAAGGTTTAGAGTTTTTAGAAAAATTAAAATTCCAATTGGGGTTAGAATACTGGTTGCTGCTGCATAAATAACTTGCATGGTGCCATTGTATTTTTTCAAAAATGAACGCGTAATTGAAAGCAGAATATAATAGCGAATTTTTGAACAAACTTCGATTGCAAATAAAATCAAAATCATCGGATTGAGGATTGCGTTTTTTACCGCTGAATCATTTGAAATAATATTCACCCAAATTGGCGCCGAAAATCCAATCGAAACTGTAAGAATAAAGAAAAATTTTAAAGCTAACCGCCAAATAAATTTATTATTTTGATAAACTTCTTTTTGTGTTTTAAAGCCTAATTTTGAGTTGTAAGAAACGTCAACATTTGCAAGACTTGCGCTCGCATCAACTACGCCTTCAAGAAAAGCACCGATCGTATAAATCCAATATCGGGCTGAAACGAATGATGGTGAAAGATATAATAAAGATGATGTTGTGAAAATAGCAACAATTCTTGGAGCTAATCTGCGGATAATTTCCCATTTTGTATTAAGCCAAAGTTTTTTAATCCATCTCTGATCAAATTCAAAACCATTTTTAAAGAAGTTCGGGCAAGGTTTAGCAATTAAAAAATAAATCAATGGAATTGCGTTAGCCAAAAAACAGGCAATCATCATTCCATTCGCTCCCCAATTAAAAACCCAAAGTGCTATAAAAGAACCAATCGCCATAAACCAAGTTGTGGCGTGGTCGAGAATCATTGCTTCTCGTGTTCGAAAAGTTGCTTTCAGATAAGAAGTTATTAACATCTGGCTTGGACAAACTAAGAAAATTGTTGCTACACAAATTCGCCAATAAGGTACATACATTGAAAGCAATTCTTTCGAAACTCCAAGGCTACCAAGAATTTCGCCCGCAAAAATAAAAGAAATAAGAGCGGCTGGTGTTAAAATTAAATAAACCAAATAAAATGCATTTTTTAAAGGTTTCGAAGCTTTTTCGGCACTTTTGCCCACCATGTAAGCTGGCAAATTTGCAACTAGAGCTGTTCGAACGGCATAATAAGCACACGAAAGTACCACCCACAGCGTATCTGATACTGCGAACATTGTTAATGATTTTTGAGCATAAGCTACATTTGGATACCAGGCCATTACTAGCGCCCAGTTTGCTTCGACAAGATTATCGGCAATCGTGCCGAGAAAATTATCGAAGAACATTTTTCGAAGTTCTTTTTTAGTTTTTAGCATATTCAATTATTGTATAATTTTTCGAAATAAAAATCAATATTGAGAAACTTGCTTAAGAACTTAAAAAATGATATAATAAGAATCCAAGAAAATTTTGGAGGTGCATAAAATGCAAGAACATTTCAAAACAGATACAACGGCTATTCCATTAGCGTCAATGAAAACTCGTCGAATAGTTGCAAAAGATACTCGAAAAATTATCGAACAGGCTTTTGTGAGTGGCGAGCCCTATATTAATTTTGAGATTTTTCGAAATCTTTTTGATGTTGAAAAAATCTTGGATGTTCGAAGTGAATTTGTCTTTAAGATTAATATTGAAAAATTCGGAAATCCAGTTGCGGCAGGACAACTTGTGCGAACTTATGCTACAGAAATTCACTATTTTAATTTTCCTGGAGAAAGTTTGACTGAAAAAATTGCTCGAGCTTGTGAGTTCGAGCATAACTCTGGTAATAAAGATAAAATTCCGATTGAAATTAAAGAATATTTCGAAAAGATTTTGGATATTTTTTATCAAATTATGCTTGATGAAAGAGTTGAAATTTCGAGTGGTTATGTAATGAATTTATTGATTAACCTTGCTGATCTTGCTGAATTGCAGTAATTAATAAAAAGGCCTCAATTGAGGTCTTTTCTTCTTTTAAATTACAGCTTTTCAACTTTTCGAAAATCACCAAAATTTAAATCTTTCGGTAAAATATATGAGCCAAAAACTGTTCTGTGTAGTTCTTCAACTTCGTAGCCTATAGCCGAAAATGTTCGGCGAATCTGGCGGTTGCGACCTTCACTCATGATAACTTTCCAGTTTTTTCGCGAATCATCAAGCCGTTCAAGCCCAAGCTGTGATTTTCCGTCTGGTAGGTTAATTCCAAAATCGGCAATCATCTGTTGATGGATTGGCTGAAGCGGCGTGTCAAGAGAAACTAGATATTCTTTTACCTTTCGAAATTTTGGGTGGGTCATTTGAAAAGCAAAATCGCCATCATTTGTTAAGAGTAAAATTCCACTTGAATCTTTATCGAGCCGACCAACTGGTTTTAGCACGCTAAATTCTTTTGGGAGAATAGCATAAATTGTTTCATTCTCACCCTGTTTTTTCCGCGAGCAAACATAGCCGCGAGGCTTATTAAAAATTACATATTTTTTTTCTTCACGAGTTTTTGAGATTATTTTTTCGCCGAGCTTTATTTCATCGCCTGCTTTGAATCGTTCACCGAGTTGAGCAGTTTTTCCGTTGATAGAAATTCGCCCTTTTTCGATAAGTTCATCTGCTTGCCTACGCGAAATTCCTAGCTGTAATGCCAGGAATTTATTTAAGCGTTCTGTTTTTTGCTCCACAACTTATTGGGCTCCAAAAGGAGGTTGAGAATTGTTATTTAAGGGGTTTTCGCCTGTTCCACCTCTTAGAATATCATTAATTTGAAAAGATAATATTTCCTCATCACTTCGACTATTTTCGATTGGTTGAACTACTCGTTCGCCAGAAACAGTTGGTGTGGCTGGCTGATTATTTTGAGCGGCTGCTTGAGGCTGATTCACAAAATCACTAATTGGATGAGCTGGAGCTTCAATTGTAGGCGATTCTGGTGTTCTAAAATTTTGAACTGGCGCTACTTTAACATGGGGCTGTTCAAACTGCACAGATTGAGGGGTTGATTGAGTTGGCTGGTTTGCAGAAAAAGATATCGTTTGTTCTCTTTCAAATTGAGCTAAACTTGGTGCTGCGGCACGTTCTGGAGATTGAATAGGCTGAATTGGTCGAACTGGTGCTGGCGCTGGTTTTTCGAAATTTTGAATTGGCGCTTGGGCTGCCTGAGTTTGTGCGGTAGAGTATAATTCGGATGGTGCTTTAATTTCTTGCGATTGAATTGCAGGAGTTTCTTCGGTGGACATAGATATTGGCGCTTGTTTTTGTGCAGTTCGCTGTTCTACTGTTAAATCGCCATCTTCAAGAACCTCGTGAACTGTTCGCACAACATCTTCGATTCCCACTTGAGATTTCACTAGATAGCGGTCAGCGCCAAGTGCTTCACCGCGACGGCGCTGCTCTTCACTTGAGAGAGCTGTCATCATAATAACTTTAATACCGCGCGTTTCAGTTGTTGAGCGCAAAATATCAAGCATGTCAAAGCCGGAAATCTTTGGCATCATTACATCACTTACAATTAGGTTTGGTCGTTCTTTAATCGCCATTGCGAGCGCTTCTTCTCCATCACCAGCCGAAACAATATCGTATCCTTCCGCCAATAACCGAACGCCATAAATCTCGCGCAAACTTTTATCATCTTCTACTAATAAAATCTTTGTCATATTGCTCCTATTATACTATTATTTTTCGAAAAAATCTATACTATTTATGCTTAATTTTTCCGATGATTCATCATTTTTTGAGCGTATTCAATTTTCATTCTTTCGATATCATTTAGAGTTGGCTGATTTGATAGATACTGGGTCGGCTGAGGCGCTATATTCTGCGTAGTTTCCATTATCTGGGGCGGTTGAAATTGTTGATTTTTTGTATATATTGAACTTTGAGGCGAGTAATTATTTTGAACAGCTTGTGTATTTTGTTGTAAATTTTCATCCGCTATTTGAGCATCATAATTTTGTACTGTTTGAAGATTTGGTGCAGAATTTTGGCCATTCTGATTTTGTGCTCCCGCTAGAGGGCTAAAACCTTGAATTGCACCATATTTAGAAAAGTCTTGCTGTGCTTGAATTACCTTTTGTGCCGGTTGGTTTTGTTCAGTATTTACGATATTTGGTTGCGGAATTGGAGCTATATTTTGCGCAGAATTATCATAAATTTGTTGTTCTTGTTGTTGAGTTGATTCAGTAGTATTTTGTGTATACGGAGCTTGTTGAGCTTGCGAATTCTCTGGTTGCGTATTTTGCGAAATAGTTTCAGGAATGCTAATTGAAGTTTCTGGCTGAATTTCTTGGGTAATTTCGAAAACTTCTTCGCTTGGATTTTCTATTTTAGGATCTTCAAGAATTGCTGTAATGTCGCGGTCGGCTTCGTCAATTTCACGTTGATTATTTTTTTGTTCAATTTTTTGGTGTTCCTCAGCTTTTTTAGTGTCTTCAATAGCTTTTAATTTTTCGGCGTTTTCGCGCGTAATTCTTGGCAATTTTACAGTGAAAGTGCTACCTTTTTTATATTCGCTTTCAACATCCAAGAATCCGCCAATCGACTCGGTAAGTTTGCGCGACAAAAATAGCCCGAGCCCTGTACCATTAATTTCTCGCGTTTCAGAATTATCTACACGATAAAATTTTTGAAACAAATGCGGAATATCTTCGGCCGGAATCCCAATTCCACTATCTTTAACAGAAATTTGAACATTGTTATTGTCACCCGTAACATTCACAGAAACCATTCCGCTCGGCGTATATTTTATGGCATTTTCGAAAAGGTTATTCAAAATTTCATGTAAGTGATCGCGGTCGGCATGAATAAAAAATACTGGCGTTAGAGTTTTTTCGCCTGTTTTGTGGTCATCTGGTTCAAAAATATAATTCAAACCCTTTGCTTCAGCTTTTGGTTTTAGCCCTTCCCAAATGTTTCGTGAAAATTCAATTGCATCTAAAACAACAGGTTCATTTTTGAGCCGTCCGTCTTCTGCTTTTGTAATATCGAGTAAATCTTGAAAAAGTTGGCCTAAGTGCTTGGTGTTTTCGTGGGCTTTTTGAAGGTAAGATTTTGCGCGTGCGTCAATTGTTGCAGTAGCTGGGTTGAGGGCTAAGCCAATATATCCCTCGATGCTTGCAACTGGTGTTCTCATTTCGTGGCTCGCAGTTGATATAAACTCTGCTTGTTCACGGTTGTCTTTTAACTCTTTCGAAATATCCCTAAAAACTACAACTACGCCAGAATTTTGACTATCAATCGAGTTTACGGCCAAGAAAATCGGAACAATTTTCCCGCTTTGAGTTTTAATAAATAAATCTCGTGTTGTGAAATTTTCACCAGTTCGTAAAACACGATTCACCGGGTTGGAAATTTCAATCATTTCGCCACCCTCATTATTCGTAATTTTTAAAACTGAATTAAAAACCAATCCAGCCGCATCACTACCATTCCAGCCCGTAATCTGCTCTGCTGCTGGGTTGATTGCTAAGATATTCCCTTTTGAATTAACTGCCAAAACTCCATCATCAACGGCATCTAAAATTGCTTTCCCATCGCCTAAAAAGTTTCTCGAAGTATTTTTCGAATTTTTATTTTCTGAGTTTTCGCTAAAAATATTTTTTAAGTTAAACATTGCCCACTTCCTTGATGTAAATATTTTACCATAATCAGTTTTGAAAAGCAAGAAAAAAGCGAGCATTTAGCTCACTCTGTTTTAGAATAATTTTGCAACTACTACATCACAACAGTGCAAGTTATTTTTTAAATTATCGTGGTAAAAATCGATAATTTTACGATGTGTTTCGATATCTTGTTTAGCATTTAAGTCTTTGCTATATGAAAGCCTGTAAATCTTAGTCTTATTTTCATAGATTAATTTTTCGAAACGAATCCACCGTTCGAATTTTGCGTAATCAAGCTCATCGCGAATCTGGATTAATTCTTCTGAACTTTCCATTTCAGCTCTCTCCTCTAGAGCTTTTTTTCGAAGCTCCAGATCCATTAGATGCATTGCTTTTTCATCTCGGCAAATCGTTCTGCAAAGATTAAATGCATAAGCCGGAACGATTTCTGCAGCATTCAAAATTTTCCCATCTTTTTCAATTTCACCGCTATAGCCGTTCACCGCAAATGAACGCGGAGATTTCGAGTTCAAAAAAGCGTATGCACCGTGAATATCGTCTTGCGCTTTTGCCCATTCATCAATTTGCTGAACCAAAAAGCTCGCTGCTCCTTGTCGCTGATATCCTTCAATGGTAAACATTGAGCCAATTTCACCCAATCTTTGACCAAAAGAATTGATTTGCGGTTGCATCATTGAAGCGGAAGCAATTACTTCGCCCGTTTCTTCGTCAAAAAGCAATGCAACACAGGATTTCTCCATAATGTCATCTGGCGACATATTCAAGACCGTATCATCTTGATAAGTTAGATTTGAAAGCCAAACCGAAATCTCACCTTGCTGATCCATCCCGAGCTCATGCAGAAAACAAAATGACCATTCGTCATTTTCGATTTTATTCATAACATTTAAGATGCCTCTATCCTTAATTTCCATTTCTTCCACCTCCAAAGCGTTTTTTCTTTCGAAAATTCGATAGATTTTATAATTATATCATAAAATCAATAAAAAGCAATAATCTAAAAAAATATTAAAATAAAAACCGCCCTTCTTTAAGAAAAGCGATTTTTTAAAATTTTTAAAATTATTTTGCGGCCAAAGCAGCTGCGATTCGTTCACGGCGTTTTGCTTCGCGGCGTTTTTCAATTTTTAGTTTTGCACGCAAAGCTCGTTTGCGGTCTGCTCCATGCCAACTTTTATGTTTAGCCATTTCTTTCCTTTCGTTAAAAAATAAAACAATTCTGAACAATTATAGCACACTTTTTTAAGAATTTCAAACTATCTGCCATAAACCAATCGTGAGACATTCTGGTAATAAACTTGCACTGCATGGTGAAAATTTTGAAGTTCTGTTCCTTTTAAATCAAAATAGTGTGGCCCAGCTTCAATTTTAATCACTTGGTCTTTTCGAAGCTCATATCTGGTTGTATTTTGGTGAACTTTTCGCTTGCCGTCAATCCATTCTTCATGATAAATCCAAGAATTGTGGTCAAGCACGAAAAATTCTCGCCGAATACCGTTCGTTGTTGGCCCAAAAATTTGTGCGCCAACTTTGCTTTCAAGATTGATTAATGCTCGCGAAATATCTTGCGGATTTTTCTTGAATTTTGCAAAAAGATATTTATAATAGAGTTGATTGCTCTCGTGTTTTTTTGAATTTTTCAAAAAAGATTTTCTAGTATATTTTAAGTGCGAAAGACGAATTTCTTCTTCGGCGATATTTCGAAATTGCAAAATTTGAGCGCTCTTCGCAAGCATTTCACCAAAAATATCAATTTGATTATTTTTCAATATTGGCTGGAATGCGGGCTTTTTAACCTGTTGAATAGGTTTTAAGGGCATTTGTTTTGGCGTGTCGTAAGCAATCTGGGTTTTTGGTTTTTTGAAATCTGGCTCTTTTTGAGCTCCTGAAAAATATGGAATTTGATATAAACTTTTGTCAGAATTGTTCATTTTTAAACCTTAAATATGATTAAATTGTATCATATTTTAATATTTTTGTCAATATTTGGTAAATTAAATTTTAAATAGTTTTTCGCAATTTTCGGTTGTGATTTTAGCAACTTCTTCGGCTGAAATTTGCCGTTTTTCTGCTAAATCTTCAATAATTAACTTTGAGAAAGCTGGTTGGTTTGGCTTTCCGCGCTTGCCTTTTGGTGCTAAAAATGGTGAATCTGTTTCGATTAATATTCTTGAAAGTGGAATACTTGCAAACACTTCAAGATCTTCGGGCTTTTTTGTAAAAGTTGAAATTCCATTTACGCCAATAAATAAATCGCGCTTTAAAGCTTTGCTTAAATTATCTTTCGAATCTGTAAAAGAATGCAAAACTCCACGAATTTTACCGAATTTTGAAATTTCATCAAAAATTGGCCAAAAATCTTCGAAAGCATTTCGAACATGAAAACTTACGGGCAGATTTAGCTTTTGAGCAAGCTTGAGCTGAGCTTTTAGAATTTGTTTCTGTGCCTCACGGTTGAAATTTTCATAAAAATAATCAAGACCAATTTCACCAATGGCCACCACTTTTGGAGCTTTCGAAAGCTGCTCAAGTTCATGAACTAACTCTTCTGGGCTATATTTTTCGGCTTCATGTGGATGAACGCCAATCGCTGCAAAAAGTTCAATTTTGCTAGAATTTTCTTCAGCAAATTTAACGCCAATTTTAGAATTTTCAAGATTTTCGCCAATACAAATTGCTTTTGAGATTTTAGAATTTTGCATATTCTCAAAAACTTCTTCTTGCGGAATTGGAAAATTTACATCGTGAATGTGGCAATGTGAATCAATAATTTTCATTTTATCCTTTCGAAAGTTGAAACCTCAGCATTAAAGCCGAGGTTCTGGTTATTTTTTAGCTTGATTATTTTGTGCGGCTGCGATTTTTGCGGCACGCGGATCTTCAGTTTTAAGATAAATTTTTGGGAAAAGTAAGCCGATTTCTTCGTCGCGAATTACGCCACTACTAAAAATCGTTTGAAGCTTTTCGGCCGTATCTGGCATAAACGGTTCAAGCATTTTGCTGATTTGTAATAAACCTGACACAGAGTGCGCAAGAACTTCTGCTAGATGATTTTCTTCATCTTTATTTTCTTTTGCTTTCTTGGCAATTTCCCAAGGTTTTACACCTTCAATATATTGATTATGGGCGCGAACCAATCCCCAAATTTCATCAATCGCTTTATTGAATTCTAGAGATTTCATATACTCGTTGTAAGTATGGCGATCGTGCTCATCGCTAGGAATTTCACCAACCACGCCAGATTGATAACGCTTAACCATATTAGCTACGCGTGAAGCCAAATTGCCGAGGTCGTTACCAAGTTCGTTGTTGTAGGCATTTTCGAACTTCTCCCAGGTAAAATCTCCATCATCTTGAGTTGCAACGTGCCGTGAGAAATAATACCTAAAAGCATCTAGTCCGTAATTATTGATAATTTCGTTCGGATCAACCACATTGCCGATCGATTTACTCATTTTCACACCGTTGCTTGAAATGTGGCCATGAACAAGCAGAGTTTTTGGTAAAGCTAAATCAAGCCCAAGTAGCATTGCTGGCCAGATTCCCGCATGAAAACGTAAAATATCTTTTCCAATAACTTGAACATTTGCTGGCCAAAATTCTTGCCAACCTGCAACATCTGGGTATCCGATCACGGTTAAATAGTTTGCAAGTGCATCAATCCAAACATACATTACTTGTTCCGGATCGCCAGGAACAGGTACACCCCAAGTTAAATTCTTTTTTGGTCGTGAAATTGAAACATCTTCAAGCCCGCCTTTCAAGAAGTTTAAAAATTCTTTCTTGCGATATTCTGGCACGATTTTCATTCGGTCAGTTTCAATGGCTTCAATGATTTTTGGTGTAAATTCTGAAATTCGCAAGTAATAATTCTCTTCTGAAAGCCTTTCGAAAGGTTTTTGATGGTTTGGGCAAACGCCATGAAATTCAGTTACTTCTTTTTCAGTGTAAAAACTCTCACAACCTGTACAATACCATCCTTCGTAAGTATTTTTATAAATATATGGCTGAAGTTTCATCCAAATATATTGTGATGCTCCGACATGGTGTAAATCTGTTGTTCGAACAAAATCGGTGTAAGTTGTTTTCATTTTGTCCATCAAATTTTTGAAATTCTGAACAGTTCCGTCAACATATTCTTGTGGAGTTAAACCATTTTCGGCGGCTTTTTCAGCAATTTTATTACCGTGCTCATCTGTTCCAACCTGAAAACGTACTTCATTTCCTTGCTGGCGCTGGTATCTCGCCCAAATATCGGCAATTAAGTAATCAAGAGCGTTTCCAATATGAGGCGCTCCATTTGCATAAGGAATTGCAGTTGTTATATAAAGTTTTTTCTTCGTCATACTGCTTATAATTATATCATAAAATTCAAATAAAAACAAAAGCCCAAGAGTTTTAGGCTTCCTGACAATAAGCTCCGCCGGATTCTAGTAAATATACAACTGCGGCCGCTCCTTTTTTTATGTTTCTCAGTACAACTGATCTATTTGATGCTAGTTCTATATTATCACACCCCATACCAACTACTACTGCAATTCTTTCGTGATCCCTAAAACTAGGACTATCTATTCTAAAGAGTGTAACATTATTGTTGACTGATGTTGTGACAATTTTAGTATTTAAACTTAAGCTCGAAGAACTATCGTTTTTATTTTTACCACTCTTAAGATCAAAACTAATATAGCTATTTAAAGGGCTATTCTCTATTGGTTCAATACTGTTATTTACTCCGTATTTTTTCTGTTCTTCATTTAGATCTGCTAGCGGTGTTAATACACTATTCCCCATACTTGCATATCCTCGCCCTTTATTATTAGCTTTCCAATTGTGCAGGGCTGTCACGACCATTGCGACATCTTGCTTTCGCTGCACGTCTCTCTGTGATCGTTGAAGTGCTGGTAAAGCCAAAAATACCATTAAAAATATTAGACCAGCTATAGCCAATACTAAAACAACTTCAATGATTGTAAATCCCTTTTTTGGTTAAGTTTTGATTTTTGTTGAGTTTGATTGCTTTCATAACTCAATTATATTACTAATATTGTAAAAAGCAGTAGCGCTTTATTTACTATAGAATATTTTTGAAATTTTAAGCCATTCTTCTATTTTAAGGTCTTGTGCTCGCAAATCTGGCGAAATCTCGCATTTTTCTAAAATTTCAGTTGTTCGCTCTTTCGAAATTGCAAGATTAGCACTCAAACTTTTGGCAATTTTTTTGCGTTTTGCGGCAAAGCCAGCTT from Candidatus Saccharimonas sp. includes:
- a CDS encoding type II secretion system GspH family protein — protein: MIEVVLVLAIAGLIFLMVFLALPALQRSQRDVQRKQDVAMVVTALHNWKANNKGRGYASMGNSVLTPLADLNEEQKKYGVNNSIEPIENSPLNSYISFDLKSGKNKNDSSSSLSLNTKIVTTSVNNNVTLFRIDSPSFRDHERIAVVVGMGCDNIELASNRSVVLRNIKKGAAAVVYLLESGGAYCQEA